Proteins found in one Lathamus discolor isolate bLatDis1 chromosome 7, bLatDis1.hap1, whole genome shotgun sequence genomic segment:
- the ARL6IP5 gene encoding PRA1 family protein 3 codes for MEVQVAPLRAWDDFFPGSDRFARPDFKDISKWNNRVVSNLLYYQTNYLMVAAAVVSIVGFLSPLNMLIGGTVVVLVFMGFVWVSHNKDILRKLKKQYPTSFVVVIMLSSYFLISYLGDVMVFMFGITLPLLLMFVHASLRLRNIKNKLENKMEGIGLKKTPMGIILDALEQQEDSINKLADYISKAKE; via the exons ATGGAGGTGCAGGTGGCGCCGCTGCGGGCCTGGGACGACTTCTTCCCCGGCTCGGACCGCTTCGCCCGGCCCGACTTCAAGGACATCTCGAAATGGAACAACCGGGTGGtcagcaacctgctctactATCAGACCAACTACCTGATGGTGGCCGCCGCCGTCGTCTCCATCGTGGG atttctgaGTCCCCTGAATATGCTCATTGGTGGTActgtggtggtgctggtgtTCATGGGGTTTGTGTGGGTATCGCACAACAAGGACATCCTCCGCAAGCTGAAGAAGCAGTACCCAACTTCATTTGTAGTGGTCATTATGCTGTCTAGCTACTTCTTGATCTCCTACCTGGGAGATGTCATGGTGTTCATGTTTGGGATCACGCTTCCTCTCCTCT TGATGTTTGTCCATGCTTCCCTGAGGCTTCGGAACATAAAGAACAAGCTGGAGAACAAGATGGAAGGAATAGGCTTGAAGAAGACCCCAATGGGCATCATACTGGATGCTCTAGAACAGCAAGAGGATAGTATCAACAAACTGGCTGACTACATATCTAAAGCAAAGGAGTAA
- the LOC136018386 gene encoding LOW QUALITY PROTEIN: guanine nucleotide-exchange factor SEC12-like (The sequence of the model RefSeq protein was modified relative to this genomic sequence to represent the inferred CDS: inserted 1 base in 1 codon), whose protein sequence is LWEFPSMKKTLEFKAHDREMEDITLGADNKVVTAGWDFQCCVWLQDQLVMGLCWNENLPGTPDKAYRYQASRSGAVEDNAGPLSLYTVQVPHKREHHPPPCYLTKWDGKSFLPLLTRPYGTEVISCLCISDSGTFLGLGTVTGSVXIHITFSPQRLYYVKEAHGIVVTDMAFVSESQHRWEMLAGNKGALLSVAVDSRCKLHLLPSRRSLPVWLLLLLCARLIVAAILLLQFAFLGFL, encoded by the exons CTCTGGGAGTTCCCCAGCATGAAGAAGACACTGGAGTTCAAAGCCCATGACAGGGAGATGGAAGACATCACGCTGGGCGCTGACAACAAGGTGGTGACGGCAGGATGGGACTTCCAGTGCTGTGTGTGGCTGCAGGACCAGCTGGTGATGGGGCTGTGCTGGAACGAGAACCTGCCTGGCACCCCTGACAAGGCTTACCGCTACCAGGCCTCCCGGTCTGGGGCAGTGGAGGACAATGCTGGGCCACTGTCGCTCTACACTGTTCAGGTGCCCCACAAGCGGGAGCACCACCCCCCACCCTGCTACCTGACCAAGTGGGATGGGAAGAGCTTCCTGCCACTGCTCACCCGGCCCTATGGCACTGAGGTCATCTCCTGCCTCTGCATAagtgactcaggtaccttcctgGGACTAGGCACAGTGACAGGCTCTG CCATCCACATAACCTTCTCACCACAGAGGCTGTACTATGTGAAGGAGGCCCATGGCATCGTGGTGACAGACATGGCTTTTGTCTCTGAGAGCCAGCACAGATGGGAGATGCTGGCAGGGAACAAGGGTGCCCTGCTCAGCGTGGCTGTTGACAGCCGCTGCAAGCTGCACCTTCTGCCCAGCCGACGCTCCCTCCctgtctggctgctgctgctgctgtgtgccagGCTCATCGTAGCTgccatcctgctgctgcaattCGCCTTCCTGGGCTTCCTGTAG